The sequence below is a genomic window from Deltaproteobacteria bacterium.
CGGCGGCATGCCCAGCTTCATGCCCACGAAGAGCAGGGAAAAATACCCCACGCCAATGCAGGCCCCGGCCCCGAGAATGAGCCGCCAGGGCATGCCGTTACGCCCAAAGAGGAAAACGGCCGGAAAGGCGGTGATGGTGAAGCGCAGCCCCGCGAAAAAAAGCGGCGGCAGATCCTGCAACCCCAGCCGAATGACCAGAAAGTTGAGGGCCCAGACCAGAACCACGGCCAGAGCCAGGGCCATGTCCCGGCCGGTCATCGTGGATTGAACGTGCATTGAAGACTCCTTGATCGGTTTGCGCGCGGCGCGGGCATGCAAACCGCGCTGTGTGACAGTGACGAAAAACAGGCTCGCGGACCGCGCCAGGTCGAGAGCCCAGACAGGCTTGGAATCTGCGCCGCGTTCTGTCATGATGACAGCGACAGTTTTTATCTTTTTTATCAATACAGATGAGGAAAACCCATGGCAGGATATCGAGGTCCGGCAGAACCCCTGCGCTATCAAATCGTGGAGCAGCGCATTGTTGCCCTGATCGAGTCCGGCGCGCTGGCCCCTGGGACAAAGGCACCGTCCCTGCGTGAAACCGCGCAAAGCACGGGCGTGTCCCTGACCACGGCCACCCAGGCCTATGCCATTCTGGAACAGCGCGGAGTGCTGGAGGCCCGGCCGCGCTCGGGCTATTTCGTGCGCCGTCAACCGGACAACCTGCCCTCCGCCGGAACGCCCCAAAGCGAGGAACCCGCCGTGCACGTGGTGCGCAGGGGCGAACTGATCCGCCGGGCCATGGACGTCATGGGCCGCGAGGGCATCCTGCCCCTGGGGCTGGCCCAGGTCAGTCCGGAACTTCTGCCGGACAAGGACATGGGCCGCGTCCTGGCCTCGGTGCTCAGGCGGCAGCCCACCCGCAGCGCCAACTACGGGCAGGTGGCCGGATGTCCGGAACTGCGCCGCCAGATCGCCCGGCGGCTGGCCCTGGCCGGAGTCAGCGCCGCGCCCGAGGAGCTGATCACCACCTGTGGCGCCACCGAGGCTCTGTCCATGGCCCTGCGCGTGCTGACCCATCCGGGCGACACCGTGCTCATCGCCGCGCCGACGTACCATTTCTTTTTGCAGATGATCGAAGTGCTGGGCCTGCGGGTGGTCGAAATCCCAAGCCACCCGGCCACCGGCATCAGTCTGCACGAGCTGACTGCCGCCCTGGACCGTTTTTCCATCGCGGCCTGCGTGCTCTCCCCGACCTGGAACAACCCGGACGGCAGTCTGATGGCCGCCGACGACAAGCGCGCCCTGGTCGAAATACTGACGGCCAGAAACGTGCCGCTCATCGAGGACGACGTGTACGGCGACATCACCTTTCAGGGCGCGCGCCCTCCCGCGTGCAAGGCCTTTGACCGCCACGGCGTGGTCACGCTGGTGTCCTCGTTTTCCAAGGCACTGGCCCCCGGCTACCGCACGGGCTACCTGCTTCCGGGGCAGGGATTGG
It includes:
- a CDS encoding PLP-dependent aminotransferase family protein is translated as MAGYRGPAEPLRYQIVEQRIVALIESGALAPGTKAPSLRETAQSTGVSLTTATQAYAILEQRGVLEARPRSGYFVRRQPDNLPSAGTPQSEEPAVHVVRRGELIRRAMDVMGREGILPLGLAQVSPELLPDKDMGRVLASVLRRQPTRSANYGQVAGCPELRRQIARRLALAGVSAAPEELITTCGATEALSMALRVLTHPGDTVLIAAPTYHFFLQMIEVLGLRVVEIPSHPATGISLHELTAALDRFSIAACVLSPTWNNPDGSLMAADDKRALVEILTARNVPLIEDDVYGDITFQGARPPACKAFDRHGVVTLVSSFSKALAPGYRTGYLLPGQGLGGRMLELKAMTTFASVTPVELAVAEYLEKGLYERHLLRLNRALREQVDAMRAAVAQYFPPGTRATHPRGGFMLWVELPEDAATGTTLYHRAAAEGIGISPGMLFGMTDRFERFVRLNCGLVMDEEVRRSLKRLGQLARG